The segment taatttaataaatgtgCGTAATACACACGACGTATATTGTATACTGTTTACAAAGAAGATATTTCGGTTATCGCTGCATACATAATGTAACATCTAGCATTTAACATATCTATTGTTAAGGAAAAGATGGTACGTTGTTTATGAAAAGGTTTGTGATGATGATCTGTAGCTAGGATTCTCCTATTCAGCAGAATGTATGGTAAAACTAAGGAAgtgcaagattttcaatccaTATTTGGCgataattgaaacaaaaaaaaggaatagaTTCAGTCGTTATGCCCGATACGTTCGTCGTTTGCAGAAGTTTTaccaattttcaatataaatttcGGACAAAAACTAGCTCGGCCGATCTTTAGTTGTTTGTATTCATGAAGTTAGTAAAATTACTCTAAGAGTTATCCGCTGAACCTTTGAAATTTGCATCTGAATATTGAGCTCATTCCTCCTCATAGGTACTGCAAACTTTGAACTTATTTTTCACGGTTTTGCGGGACACGTTTCAAAGTAAAAGTAAGTTATAATCACGTAACCCTCATAAATTTTTGccgaaatattttgctttctaAAAAAACCGATTCACGGTTTTTCGACAACCCAAACAAAAGGGCTAgtaatttttgcaattttgtttCTGCCCTAAAGTCCCTAAGTTTTacgcaatttttatttgacgatgCTTGATGAAAAGCAAACACAACAAgaattaacctgttacagacgactgtcatctgttatcgacaacgacagcaagagaacgacaagctctgactgatgaggtcttatatagcaaaaagcatgttcaaaacaaatgaagtaaaatcaaatgaagtaatagatcagatagtaaaactgttaatatgcttgccgtctgtgacaggttgaAAAGGAAGACGAACACAACGTCCAACATGAATTGATTGCATAATTTTAACATACCGAGAACATTGTGGTAGCACAAAAGTAACAATTTGATCTCATTCACACAGAATCATCGGCATGGGATTCGTTAGCTAAAAAGACCGCCGATACGAAACCATTCGGTCTTGACATTGCTTCGTTGAAACCGGGAAGTCCGACGCAGGccgtaaatatatttttgaaattcgcTTTTCAAATGGACAGCATAATTCTGAACCTGTTCACTGGTAATGAATATACATTGGTCTCCATTGACTTATTAAGACTAACGTTAAACATCTCTCTAGATCAAAACGAAGGCCTTGCAACATTCGGCATACATTTCCTTTCATTGAAGGGGACCAAGCTGGTCGATGAATCTCTTAGTGCGTCCATTGTTTTGTGTGACGTTCAGCTCGATGATACTCGACCGGACCGACAGAACTATATTACTAAGTATGCTTCAGCATTTTCCGTAGTACAACTGATTACTCGTTGCGAATAATGTCTTTCCCATTTCGATAGATACATGAAGAAACGCGATTCGGCAGCCCACACCCATGATGATACCTCAAAACCAGATACCTCAATGGTGGACATAGTTGTTCGCATCACTCAAAACGAGATGTTCGGTTAGAATAAAGCAACAATCGGGAGTGTTGGAATCGGttgaaacttttcattttttctatcTTCCAGTGAACCTCAAAGTGTCTAGCTTCGACCTGATCTTATGTTTGGAATATCTAATGAAAATCTTGCAGTTTGTTTCTGTACCTGAAGATGAGTCTGCACCTAAGGCCATCGCACCCGGTCCGGCGACAACAGCACCAACAACAGCGGTGTCGAaaagtaattttgaatttttcgttcacTTTATAGATTGAATTACATTGACGAAATTACAGAAACTGTTGCAGAACCTGCAGATGTATCGACAGCTCCAAACAAACAGATGACGGTACTGTTACGAGTCGATCAGCCGGATATTATTTTGGTAGAAAAAATGGATGACATCAACTGTTTGGCGTTGATTTTGAATGTAAGTCAACTCTGACCCAAGGCGCCTCgcgaattttacaaaaaaaaacttttcctttaAGACTCAAATTGAATTGCGATTACGCATCCAAGACgacaaacaaaatatcaaGGGCGACATATCCGATCTGAAATTCTACATCTGCGAATTTAATCCTGCCAGACGAGAGGCaaccaaacattttattttgcagcCATGCCAGATTGCTCTGCATGGTAATACGCCCGAAGAGAGAGGAATGAACATTAGTCTGACAACGAGTGACATTCGAGTCAATATTTCACCAGGTATACTAGCCCTACTGTCGTACTATTGTAGGAGATTGCTCTGCTAATAGTAACTCTTCACAGCAATTATTGAACTTTTGAACAAGACATTGACTACTCTGACCGGAAGTGAAGCCAAGAATGATGAAACTTTGGTGGAAATGACGGACTACAGCGACCTTTGGGATGTAAAAACGTACAAAGATGCCGACTATTGGTTTATGAAAGTTGGTAAGCGAATTCAAccgaataaaattcttttctaAAAACCAAAGGTAACAAATCTTGAACTACAGACGATGCCGAGGATGTTCTAAAGACATTGGATCTAGTTGAAGTAAAGGAACATTTACCAGAAGTGTGTATTGTAGAAGTACCGTCCATCGTTTTGGTTATTGAAACGGGTTTGGGCTACTACACGTATCCGATGTTAGTAATCGAAACCAAAATGAATGCCCAAGTGAGAGATTGGAGCTCAGAGGTAAGTGGAGACATTCAGACGTTGCAGTTGTACTTTAACCTTAAATTTCCATTGATCTCCACAGATTTCCATTGAAAGTTCAATGACCCTTGGAATGGCTTACTACAACAGTTCCATGGCGGTATGGGAACCAATTATCGAACCGAATGAACGGGAAAAATCAAATGGATTGTCTGAATACGGTCCATGGGAactcaattttagtttgaaaatcgaaaagaatTTGGATGACAATACGGGTCAAGGTAAGCGAAATCTGTCGCATCGTCTCGTAACTCCCTCGAGTGACCCCAGTTTTGTctctttcgttttttcagtcgaaccaaaaacaaaaatctcagTCTCATCGTCGGATACGTTGGAAATGTCCGTCACGAAAACGTGTCTCGACGTTCTACAAGATCTTGGAAATGCATTTTCTCAGGCTATTCGTCCGGAAGGCTTGCACAAACCGGATATTGTAGCGCCGTACATTGTCGAAAATGATACCGGCTTCGATGTTACGTTGAATCTCAAACGAGGAGCATTTTTCTTGCACACCTCGCATCTTCCGACTGGTACTGGCAATGAAGAAGTCGTAAGAAGTGGCGTCGTTTTTAAGTCATCGACGACCAATGGAACTGAACTGAGTCCGGAAGAAGTGACAACATGCAAAATTTCGCCAGGAGCTAAAGCTTATCTGCAGGGAAAGAAGGAGGATTCAATGAATGCGATCAGTGCGTTTAGTTCGCTGAACAAGGATAGTCAAAACGACATGTTCTTACACGTACAGGTACGGGCGGATTAACATAATCGAATTGATTCGCtctgtttgattgttttgttttaacatcAGATTGGTGACATCGATAAAGAGGTTACGCTGCCTATACATAAGGCCGATCGACGATACTTTCCACTGTATCGGGATACGAAACAGGAACCTTGGGGAATACTGTCAAATGTGAAAACTGAGTACGGCAGTAAAGTCATCACCATCAGCGGTGTACTTAAGGTAAATGATTTTACCCTCAAGGAGCACGATGACACGACGACTAACATGTTTATCCTTCAGATACAAAACCACTTTTCAACCACGGTCAACGTATTCCGAATGCGTGACGGAATCTTCCACGATATTGGCCAAGTTGCACCCGGTTCTAGCTACAATGTACCTCTACACGCGTTATATGCCGCGCACAAGGAACTGTACTTTTCGATAGCCGGATATAAAACATCGGTTCAAGGAATCAACTGGAAAGATTGTCCCAGCGACTTTAAGTACACAAAATACCTGCAATGTGACCCAATGGACACATTCGAACCATTTTATATAACGGTAAATTTCACTAGCCTTATTGGAAGAGCAGGACGTGCAGAGGCTCGGCTTTATTTTTCAGGCAATCCGAGAACGCGAAGAAGTTTACCATGAAGTGACATCTAAAGTAACGATGCTAAGTGCGTGCTATGTGGTTCACTTGAAGCCACCACTCTATTTGCGGAACGCTTTACCCATCGATATTAGTATATCAGTTGCTGGTTGCTCGGTAGCCAACACCGACGATGTAACCGAAGCCAAAGAAGTGTCACAAGTCGATGGATCCCCGGTTAAGAAAAATGTCGGCCTGGAACTTTCGCCAAGAGATGACTTTTTGGACTATGGCGAAAAAGTGGTTAAACCCGGCGATGTACTTCATCTGCCAACGGTTAAGACAACCGTCAAAGAAGGTGACAATAAGAGTTATCTCGTTGCAAGGGTGAGACTTTGATGCTAAACCGAAAAAGAGTTTGGACTCAATGTCGTGTCCTTTCAGCTCATTCAATATTTGGAAAAAGATTGGTCCTGCACCACTGAAATACCGTCTGTTCCATCTGAGTTTGCCGTCTGGACATTCTCCTCATATGATTCAGTGGATAAAATGACTCTTGACTTGGGTGTTAAGTACGTTTAGCTGTTGATTGTCAACTcgactttcattttatttcaaattcaatttccccTCAGGTTCGAAAATCGTTATGGCAGCCTTCAGTTAACGGTGTATTGTCCGTACTGGATGATCAACAAAACCGGTCTCCTTTTGAGCTATCGCGTAAGTAAATAAGTCTAAGACAATCAAACTAACGACTGGAATAGCTTTGAActaacattttaaaaattacgttAACAACCGCTAGAAGTcacgaaaaaccgaaaaacatGAACTCTCTGGTTCACCTGCTAAGGTACTGGCCATTCTTGTGTCTTTTGTCGTAAATTTTAGCAATTTTGAGGGcgatttttgattcaatttaagACTTGTATCAAGGAGAGCCTTTCGCTGTATTCCTTCATTTGCTtccaccaatttttttttcgctcattttcaacctttcagaaacggttAGGGATATGTTATCGACAAGTCCTGAACTCAGGATGATATTGTCCtgataaatgtgaaaatgaatgttttaagagtgatatcgccaaatcttcaggtgatttttttaactttggaaacaagcggtctccgattttaatgagtgatagctcgttgaattcgtctttcaattctaggaaacacgtgtctttcactttttctttaaaaaaattgttttctttgaaaagcgctcaaaagtgaagacatgtcagagggtaccgaaaacagtttttcggcaataactcaaaaaaaaattattttaaattgttgtaatgttgtacgattgtcggccttgaaaagacctacaggtggagtatacgcaccgctcagtgctagttgatccactagagttatgactagaaatatagtgaatgttcggagagtccgccttttctgcagcttcgatgtaccacggaactgattatggggtgttgtaggaaagaaggaaaaaatctacattttggcaccaacttttttttcaagacttctgtaggcttgcagcccaaaagtactgggttcatttatatgtgcaacgatagtgggtgaggccagctacaacaccccatactcagttccgtggtacatcgaagctgcagagaaggcggactctccgaacattcactatatttctagtcataactctagtggatcaactagcaccaagcggtgcgtatactctacctgtaggtcttttcaaggccgacaatcgtacaacattacaaccatttaaaataattttttcttgagttattgccgaaaaactgttttcggtaccctctggcatgtcttcacttttgagcgcttttcacagaaaacaaatttttttaagaaaaagtgaaagacacgtgtttcctagaattggaagacgaatccaacgagctatcactcattaaaaccggagaccgcttgtttcccaatcacctgaagattcggcgatatcactcttaacaaatgaagtaaaagaatttgcAGCATTCACTGggcgatactttaaacaaatgaagtaaaagatttaaacaaCTGACCGTTTCTTAAAGGGTTAACGAAGGTGACGATACTTAGAATAGCTTGCAAATTAGTTTAGTCGTCTTCGTGGAAATTTGTGTCCTAACAATTTTAGTCGACTTTATCGACTCACTTACCTGTACTGGTGATCCATTTTTAATTTCCCaatttgtttgaatgaaaGTATTTCTTGTCATTTTACTCAATAAATCCAATCCAACCAGGCCAGCGACGAAAATGTCAACGTTCTCTACCATCCTCCCGAATGGGAAGGACCGATTCTATTCTCCTTCCGCGAAAAGGTCTTTTTCGGAAAGAAACGTGCATCCGTCCGAGTCGAATCCGGAGAATGGAGCGATCGTTTTGCCTTGGACGCGGCTGGATCTACTGGCGTTGTGGAATGCAAATCGAATGAGATGATCTATGAGGTATGAACGCTTCACATTTTTCGTAGATTTATTCGCTAAACAGTTGGGTTACAGATTGCCGTGCACAATACACTGACGCACAACTCGTTGACGAAACAAATCATGTTCATTCCGATGTATGTGATGATGAACAAAGCCCCATTTACGATCGAAGTACAGGAGGATCGACGAACCTGGCGATCCGTGGATTAGAAGTGCCCTCAAGATCAATGTGTTCCACTATGGCCAAAGACTGACTCCAGCAAATTGTTGCGTGTCAAATCCAAAGACGACATGAATTTGTCCTGCCCGTTCCGATTCAATGAGGTGCAGTGTAGTTTGCTCCGATTCAATAACAAGGTATGTCGTCGAAGTCAAGCCATTACTGTGTACCTGTGAgtgaattaatgaattttgaatcCTTCCAGTATGGTGGAATAAATGTCGATGTTCAAGTGACCGAAGGAGGTGTTTACATTACATTTATGCAGTACCATGCTGGCGATGCTCCAGCTCTAATCATTAATCACACAAATCATCCTATCAGTTTCCGGGAAAAAGGAAATGTTAACGAAAGGTGCGCTTGCTTCCATTaccattttccattcaaactTTTTAAACGAATTTGTCGCACAGATCTCTCAATCCATCCGAAAAGATTCTCTACACATGGACTGATCCGGCTGGCGAtcgaattttgttatttaacgaCGGTGACAAGCACATTGAAAATGACTTACGTCGCGATGGAGTCGCTCCGTACcagtaattttgaataattttttccctTGCTGATCGCAACATTCCAATGAGCTTTTATTTTACACAGAAATTGTCAGGACGAGAAATGTTTTTGGGCATCGTTCTTGGATGGAACGCAAAGGGTGCTGCTGTTTACCAACGATGAATACATTGCAACTGAAACGCAGAGCGTCAACCAATTGGAAAAGGTAGGTGGAAATGATGTGCAGCAGGTAGACGATTCGTACGGACTAGCAATCCAGTGCGGTTCGTTTGCTTCGCTAAGTCTCGTTGTCTTGATACCTCGAATGGATAAAAGAGACTGGTGTTCTCCCTACGCTTGACTTGACTATTACGTGCATCGGATAAAGTATTTCCCCTGTGGCACAGCCTAACCAAttcattttcccaaaattcagGTGACCCAAGAAATCGAAGTTGACATTCATGGTATCGGATTGTCGCTGGTCAATAATTTGAAGCAATGCGACATCATGTACATCGGTATCGCCAGTTCGGGTGTAATTTGGgaggagaagaagaagaacaaatatttcaaacagaTGAAAATCCAAGAGGTTCAGAacatggaaagtaaatttcagGAATACTTACGCGACAGACAGGTTGGATCACCGCCAAATAAACAATACCATTTGGATGGCGCTGGCaaaattcgaatcgatttcgacgaaatgaaattgtacaaaTCGAATCCGCGTGAAATTCAACGCATGTTCTATCCGGGCCTGTGGATCAAAATGAACTCATCTCCATATcaaaagcaaattcatgcgAAAATCAATCGAATACAAATTGACAATCAATTGGCTGATTGTATATTCCCGGTGGTGTTGGCACCTGTGCCACCGCCGAAAAGTGTTGCCGCTACAACTGGTGCGTTCataatttgttgattgatTGGGAAAATggcaatttgaaattaattaacaatttCGATTCGATTAGCGCTGAAACCGTTCGTGGAGTGCAGTATTGTGGAACGAATCATTCCCCATTCGGATgttaaacaattcaaataccTTACGATGCTGATACAAGAGTTTCACGTTAAAGTCGACTTGTTGTTCATCAATGAAATCGTGGAAATGGTTAGCACGGACTTGACGGACGAGGAATCGGTAAGTTGCATAGCTCTTTACCACTGCTCTCTACCATCATTTCTGACCACATAAATCGCACCAAATAGCGCCAGAAATTCGCCGACGATATTCAACGCCAAAAGGAACCTCTGTCGGCTCTCGTTCTGACCCATTCGTCTCAAGAGCAAAAGAACTTCTACGATCAACTGCATTTGGGTCCattgaaaattcacatttcCTTCTCAATGGCTGGCTTGGAGCCAGGAGCTCTACCTGGTGTATTGTCAACAATTCTGCAAGGTGTTGGTGTCACTCTTACTGACATCAATGACATCGTCTTCAGACTGTCGTTTTTCGATCGAC is part of the Bradysia coprophila strain Holo2 unplaced genomic scaffold, BU_Bcop_v1 contig_307, whole genome shotgun sequence genome and harbors:
- the LOC119079207 gene encoding vacuolar protein sorting-associated protein 13-like produces the protein MNLSCPFRFNEVQCSLLRFNNKYGGINVDVQVTEGGVYITFMQYHAGDAPALIINHTNHPISFREKGNVNERSLNPSEKILYTWTDPAGDRILLFNDGDKHIENDLRRDGVAPYQNCQDEKCFWASFLDGTQRVLLFTNDEYIATETQSVNQLEKVTQEIEVDIHGIGLSLVNNLKQCDIMYIGIASSGVIWEEKKKNKYFKQMKIQEVQNMESKFQEYLRDRQVGSPPNKQYHLDGAGKIRIDFDEMKLYKSNPREIQRMFYPGLWIKMNSSPYQKQIHAKINRIQIDNQLADCIFPVVLAPVPPPKSVAATTALKPFVECSIVERIIPHSDVKQFKYLTMLIQEFHVKVDLLFINEIVEMVSTDLTDEESRQKFADDIQRQKEPLSALVLTHSSQEQKNFYDQLHLGPLKIHISFSMAGLEPGALPGVLSTILQGVGVTLTDINDIVFRLSFFDRQYTFFTQRQLTSEIVNHYAGQAVKQAYVLILGLDVIGNPYGLVVGLTKGVEDLFYEPFQGAVQGPQEFAEGLVLGVKSLFGHTVGGAAGAVSKITGAMGKGLAALTFDKEYQKKRREQLNKKPANLQEGIARSGKGLVMGVVDGVTGVFTKPISGAKADGVEGFFKGLGQGAVGLLARPTTGIVDFASGSFDAVKRAAEMSEDVNRLRAPRFLHSDGILRPFCVREAEGNKLLKEIEKGKYANSDTFAHYEVIIEKRDVLLLSDHRILYCVKNDIFGGWQVKRRICQASKSNSKFYDNFLGNGPIVGPKSLPLKRLNVASKSLSQRAKRDNLTIIMDALKQKSALSDK